Sequence from the Carassius auratus strain Wakin chromosome 32, ASM336829v1, whole genome shotgun sequence genome:
aaatactcattctttacctgggtcttcagtctgtgattagctcatctcacctcttatctgacaagaagtcttcgggtttaagtcattccttaatcacgtgacagccccatacgcaaaaccaatgcggtcttgagccggaaagagaattgattagttcatctcatgagtctttcgggtcgagtttgactcgttccttaatcacgtgacagccccatgcgctatttctgacatttgtcactgtgtttttgttactgtttgttgaggatctgtggtttgttattattttataaataaataaaaccctgttataaataaaattttgattaatttgtcttcttgactgtctatcggtaaataaacactaggctatataataatataataatccaagcttacaataaaaagtatttatagactagtttgttcatttttactccaattttgagtttgctggtataataattgcttttcctaggcagacttgacatattggtgtaatatatgtataagaagattgctcaaaaaaggacataatgacatacattaaaagcaaataacattttgaatttgaattattaatgttagtttaagacatgaaggttatgataacttcagctttaacagttttaacccagctcagagtgaggagtttcagatcctggtgcgACTGCCAatgcaggggccatgttttgggaagactttgacgaaAGGGTAGCAAgtttgaggccttctgctacctcttctaagacctcagatgctatgatggagatgcgggccaaccttgcagagccactctgcctggtggaggagatgttcaccagtgtacaaaagcctttctgaagtcacaaagacaagactttgcattgtggccacatccgtgccatctgaattttttttttctaaaactgggcagattatctcagatagaagaactcacagactcagcccatccaaggtcagggagcttgttgtttttttaataatgtaaacatgccttaaagcaagtcctaaaaatatagccacaagtgtgttatttattttaaagcttatttatttttatttatttagaaaaagactagcttgttgtgcaatatttttgttgttgtgattttaaaaggtaatttgttattgttataaggctccattgctttagtatctcttaattttcatttattttttattcaaatggtttaaaattattttgggaatagcttgttgtgcaatatttagtttttcttttttttatatattgtacttttaaagttcatttgttaaggttattagaccctgtggctttattatcttttcattttaatttcatttttaattatttacattttaattattttaatttattttggaatagttgtcctctttgttaaaaagcttttctgtaataaacaataaacaactattcaaaagtatgtacagtgtttttaatgtttataaagtgtcatatgttacaaaagtatggtttacacagacaatctgatttaataactgcacaactaaacaaaaacaaacagacagaaaaaaagatcaacattttaagcataaccaactctttatttccacattcagtgttatggaaaagtaccaccatgacagaaattaaaaacaacaatttgaaaccagaaatgcatcacgttactgtaagagtaaataatactaataataaataagtactacgcacccattttgtaaggaaagttgtaaatgaactaattactctagccaatgttgtcacacagtacaaaagaacgaaaaacccgaagaaccgaaagatgaactattcaattatctgcattcttttactgtcagtgtctatggttttagcgtatgggtctgtcacgtgattaaggaacgactcgacccgaagactcatgagatgaactaatcaattctctttccggctcaaattgcattgggtttaacgtattgggctgtcacgtgattgaggaacgagtcaaaaacccgatagactcgaactatgaactaatcaattctctttccggctcatgctgcattgggtttaatgtattgggctgtcacgtgattgaggaacgagtcaaaaacccgacagactcgaactatgaactaatcaattctctttccggctcaagactgcattgaatgacaggtgaattactactactataacagaacccatagaataatgcgcatgcgcgactgaacgaatcactccccgagacgactcgttcttcccgagtcacattaaagattcgttcaaaatgaacgaatcgttcaagaacgacacatcactacttCATCATGTCTGGAAGAGGCAAAGGTGGTAAAGGACTCGGAAAAGGAGGCGCTAAGCGTCACCGTAAAGTGCTTCGCGATAACATCCAGGGAATCACCAAACCCGCCATTCGTCGTCTGGCTCGCCGCGGCGGAGTCAAGCGCATCTCCGGTCTGATCTACGAGGAGACCCGCGGTGTGCTGAAGGTGTTCCTGGAGAACGTGATCCGCGACGCCGTCACCTACACCGAGCACGCCAAGAGAAAGACCGTCACCGCCATGGACGTTGTGTACGCGCTCAAACGACAGGGACGCACCTTGTACGGCTTCGGAGGATAAACCGCTTTCAGATCCGAGAACAAACCcaacggctcttttaagagccacccacaCTCTCACTTAAAGAGACAaaagttgttattattgttgGTGCTGTACGTGAAAAGTAACCAGTTATCTGTCTATGAGCACTATAGTTGCGAgtcatttaatttgaataaaagcaaaaaacaTATTAGTTCAGTATTTcccttcaaaaagtgaaacttgaacATTATattcacgcacacactcacatgaAGAGACTTGAGTTTTTGTTGTGTATATAGCTTTAAGTGGAAATCTGCATTGATGAGGGGAAACTCGGATCATCTTTACTTGATATTTATGAcatctttatttgatcctctaactttaacactcactattctaattctattcttcaaaaaaaaaaaaaaattctaactacaTTTCTGATCTTTTCTtcgtattctattttcttttcatttattatgcaattgtatgtaaagagaaaacaaaacatggCATTGTTAAGTTTGAGAAGAAGTGAAATTGGCAGAATAGAGGAGGATAAAACGGTCTAATATTCAAAATTCTTTCAATGGGTTTATAAGGAGTTTTacaaattacagtttaatattgaCTACGTGTGATATTTGACACGGATTTCATTGGACAGAATTACAACGAACAAAAAGAGCGGGAACTGAAACTAAGCGGGGTGTCGGTCAAAGATGGagcggtgggtggggctaaaacTACCGCCTTTTGATTGGCCCTCGTTCCAGTTCGTGTATACTACCAATTGTCCATTCACACACGAGTTCATGGGTTAGACCAATAGAAACACGCCATCAGAAACGTCCCCGTCTCTCTGGTAATTAGCATAGACCAGTCAATAAATTCCTATGTCCCGCTCTCTCTCCTCATCGTCTCGTGAGGATTTGATCTCCAGCAGCATCATGCCTGAACCAGCGAAGTCCGCGCCGAAGAAAGGCTCCAAGAAGGCCGTCACTAAGACCGCCGCGAAAGGAGGAAAGAAGCGCAGAAAGTCCAGGAAGGAGAGCTACGCCATCTACGTGTACAAAGTGCTGAAGCAGGTTCATCCTGACACCGGGATCTCTTCGAAGGCGATGGGTATCATGAACTCTTTCGTCAACGACATCTTCGAGCGCATCGCCGGTGAGTCGTCTCGTCTCGCTCACTACAACAAGCGCTCCACCATCACTTCCCGAGAGATCCAGACCGCCGTGCGTCTGCTGCTGCCCGGGGAGCTGGCCAAACACGCCGTGTCCGAGGGCACCAAGGCCGTCACCAAGTACACCAGCTCCAAGTAGAGCTCCGCTACAGCTCCACacacaaaggctcttttaagagccacacaACTTCTCACTGAAAGAGCTTCTAATGTTTGTAGGACGCACTGTAATATCTCTCAATTAAACTAGCTTAAGTTAGATGTGTTGAAGTGGCTTATTTCTCACAGGTGGCCAGGGAAGGGCCAACAACAAGTCTGGGGTGGCACAGAATCTTcattattttgcttaaaaaaaaatgtgttcgaCTATAATGTAGGCATAATGGGCTATTTTAGTGCCTTAAACACAACTGAGTACAAATAATTTCTGCTTTACTGAATTGAGATTGCAATTTGCAACTTAGATCAAGTAACACTGGGAgaatatgacactttttttttttgtattcctcacctccaggtattttaataaaggggctcactttagctttattgctcattcagcttctcaaaactCGTAAATGCTTGCTCTCCGACATTAATCATGGATGAGAAAAAgtgatgaaaatgtgaaaaaggccAGGATTTCATGACTTAGCTGTAGACATCTTCAAGACTAAAAGACTTTAAACAGCCCTTTAATCACAGAGCAGATAAATAAGTCAAAGCTTGTTCTTGTGTTATAGTTACTTGAATCTAGGCTGTCACACTATATTTCACACACTGATTGGCCAAAAATATAACATTGGCTCTACTGAACACACACGTCTGCAAAACACACCCTAAGTCTTCAGTCCAGAAATaagcttttcatatttcatagcagtcgattctgttcccctctggaattcctgtttcccctcgggttgcaaggtctgtgtaataaacccaaccaaatagtttatcaaacattgccccaaagtagcctaaattgtagcgcatgcaaatacaccaaacacacctggatgtaaggaaagcaaaaagggacaaatctcTTGCTACACCGCAGCATACTAAAATGATTCTCACTCTCCAGTTAATgttctgttattatttttcttcatcttgcagttgttgctttgtttttgtcttatgtccgagtttttgcagtttaatttttccattgcaaattaGTGTAATCTGTCCGTGCTGTCCTACACTGACACATTTTTTCATAGTAAAGTGAGTATAATGATACaccaacactttataataacaaaaagtcaGTGCTTGTCAAGAAACTATACTTAACTGACTTAAAGCAACTAG
This genomic interval carries:
- the LOC113051250 gene encoding histone H4; this encodes MSGRGKGGKGLGKGGAKRHRKVLRDNIQGITKPAIRRLARRGGVKRISGLIYEETRGVLKVFLENVIRDAVTYTEHAKRKTVTAMDVVYALKRQGRTLYGFGG
- the LOC113051237 gene encoding histone H2B-like; protein product: MSRSLSSSSREDLISSSIMPEPAKSAPKKGSKKAVTKTAAKGGKKRRKSRKESYAIYVYKVLKQVHPDTGISSKAMGIMNSFVNDIFERIAGESSRLAHYNKRSTITSREIQTAVRLLLPGELAKHAVSEGTKAVTKYTSSK